In Argonema galeatum A003/A1, a single genomic region encodes these proteins:
- a CDS encoding ATP-binding protein — MTLEIRHEPGNGYPTGQSEPSLGREHNKRSLMRLQPTLTTLETWGFGLTGPLIWISAAPAIHAALGPQAIFVWLPATIVGMLINFQMQSLGRKWPEMSGGTPNYTARLLNKYPWLGRYGAIGYFFSWLSVPTLNALILTALIQANLKPLGISCPEILLKIGFTVLAFIVAFSGTRALSILHLCFVLPATGFLLVFCTQGIGWLLLSPDSPGFFPDSWPSFSLVEWAKWSFFAVYAAYSCETAASFVADSQRPGETLRFLSFVAWLIPIPYLAGSWVLMRLATEPGLKDDTFLNLLSAAKIFWGPWASFLVTLLIVAGCLLSSATAVSNTPRVLYQLALDGHISPVFGVVSPRGVLGPALLLTFLLSLICLAWGDTARLIMVAASAGMSAFTIAHLALWLRRDRPEVLWPWWSGGFFLVETFVLIVGGLAWNWQDLLIGLLLPIAILAVDAAIRHIAFPPFHPAWWIKLYRGQSYRISKDFVALQVGILIFLICSTAAIAWVIRATLDGLPGDAANNLLIVLVMTVGFVGVGVATWTSLPQVVSMNEAREGAEQLFTIALDAIVVLDETGVIRQTNPAAESVFGIDTTGLIGHPLNKLLPGLAFGPDQWPSRSEQTLNQPDRDSRILEVAISDRFSQNASLSNQGMQEYVVILRDISDRKQAQESLQKANEELEIKVENRTSELTHTVQQLQNEIEERQQIEENLKAMQNQIVVQEKLASLGSLTAGIAHEIRNPLNFVNNFSELSAELTEELFEKIEHQADRLDPATSEDIAELLTDLKANLKKITQHGQRADKIVGNMLLHSRGQSGQWEATDINSLLAEYINLAYHGMRAKEAAFNITIETDYDNDIGEIDVVPQDIGRVFLNIISNACYAAYKKKQEMGEEFSPVLDVRTRNLGDAIEIRIRDNGQGIKPEVLDKIFNPFFTTKPPAEGTGLGLSISQDVIVQQHRGELKVETEVGDYTEFIIILPKKVAKVKELKK; from the coding sequence ATGCTGATTAACTTTCAGATGCAAAGCTTGGGCCGAAAGTGGCCAGAAATGTCAGGAGGAACGCCCAACTATACGGCGCGGCTGCTGAACAAGTATCCCTGGTTGGGTAGGTATGGGGCGATTGGATACTTTTTTAGTTGGTTATCGGTGCCAACGCTCAACGCCCTGATCCTCACAGCCCTGATCCAAGCCAACCTGAAACCATTAGGGATTTCATGTCCTGAGATACTCCTCAAAATTGGGTTTACGGTACTCGCCTTTATTGTGGCGTTTAGTGGCACCCGCGCCTTGAGTATCCTGCATTTATGTTTCGTTCTACCCGCTACCGGATTCCTCTTAGTTTTTTGCACTCAAGGCATCGGCTGGTTATTACTATCCCCAGATAGCCCCGGCTTTTTTCCCGACAGTTGGCCTAGCTTTTCCTTGGTTGAATGGGCCAAATGGTCCTTTTTCGCCGTGTACGCTGCTTACTCCTGTGAAACTGCTGCCTCATTTGTCGCTGATAGCCAACGACCTGGGGAGACTTTGCGGTTTCTGAGCTTTGTGGCTTGGCTGATTCCTATTCCCTATCTAGCCGGTTCCTGGGTACTGATGCGCTTGGCAACAGAACCGGGCTTAAAAGACGACACCTTCTTAAACCTATTATCCGCAGCTAAAATCTTCTGGGGGCCGTGGGCCTCATTTCTGGTGACACTTTTGATCGTCGCAGGCTGCCTCCTAAGTTCCGCCACAGCGGTTTCTAACACTCCCCGCGTTTTGTACCAACTTGCCTTGGACGGACACATATCGCCAGTATTCGGTGTTGTCTCCCCACGCGGTGTGCTCGGCCCTGCCCTGTTGCTGACGTTCTTGCTCAGTCTCATCTGTCTAGCTTGGGGAGATACCGCGCGTTTAATAATGGTGGCCGCTAGTGCTGGGATGAGCGCCTTTACAATAGCCCATTTGGCGCTATGGCTGCGTCGGGATAGGCCAGAAGTGCTATGGCCTTGGTGGTCTGGAGGCTTTTTCCTGGTGGAAACTTTTGTCCTGATTGTTGGGGGCTTGGCTTGGAACTGGCAAGACCTGCTAATCGGACTGCTTTTGCCGATCGCTATTTTGGCAGTGGATGCTGCGATCCGTCACATTGCATTTCCCCCCTTCCATCCTGCGTGGTGGATTAAGCTTTATCGGGGGCAGTCCTACAGGATAAGCAAGGATTTTGTGGCGCTTCAGGTAGGCATCCTGATCTTTTTGATCTGTAGCACTGCCGCGATCGCCTGGGTGATTAGAGCCACGTTAGACGGACTTCCAGGCGATGCTGCTAATAATCTCTTGATTGTTCTGGTGATGACCGTAGGCTTTGTCGGGGTGGGCGTTGCCACCTGGACGAGTTTACCCCAGGTCGTCTCCATGAACGAAGCACGAGAAGGAGCAGAACAACTCTTTACCATTGCCCTAGATGCGATCGTGGTGCTGGATGAAACTGGAGTGATTCGTCAGACTAATCCCGCTGCTGAAAGCGTTTTCGGAATCGACACCACTGGGCTCATAGGGCATCCCCTGAACAAACTACTTCCCGGATTGGCTTTTGGGCCCGATCAGTGGCCCAGCCGCAGCGAACAAACTCTTAACCAACCCGATCGCGACTCGCGTATCCTCGAAGTTGCCATCTCCGACCGATTCTCTCAAAATGCTTCGCTTTCAAATCAAGGTATGCAAGAATATGTGGTAATTCTGCGCGACATTAGCGATCGCAAGCAAGCCCAAGAATCTCTACAAAAAGCTAATGAGGAACTAGAAATCAAAGTTGAGAATCGTACATCTGAACTTACCCATACTGTGCAGCAATTGCAGAATGAAATTGAAGAGCGCCAGCAGATAGAAGAAAATCTCAAGGCTATGCAAAATCAGATTGTTGTCCAAGAAAAACTAGCTTCTCTGGGCAGTTTAACAGCAGGGATTGCCCACGAAATCAGAAACCCCTTAAACTTTGTCAACAATTTCTCAGAACTTTCTGCTGAATTAACCGAAGAACTGTTTGAAAAAATTGAACATCAAGCAGACCGTTTAGATCCGGCAACCAGTGAGGATATTGCCGAGTTATTAACCGATCTCAAAGCCAACCTAAAAAAAATCACTCAACACGGTCAAAGAGCCGATAAAATCGTTGGTAATATGCTTTTGCATTCCAGGGGACAAAGTGGCCAGTGGGAAGCCACAGATATCAATAGTTTATTGGCAGAATATATCAATCTAGCCTATCACGGTATGCGAGCCAAGGAAGCTGCTTTTAACATTACCATAGAAACCGACTACGACAATGACATAGGCGAAATAGATGTCGTGCCACAAGACATCGGTCGGGTTTTTCTTAACATTATTAGCAATGCTTGCTATGCAGCCTATAAAAAGAAACAAGAAATGGGAGAAGAATTTTCACCGGTGCTTGACGTGAGAACTCGAAATCTTGGTGACGCGATTGAAATCCGCATTCGCGATAATGGCCAAGGGATAAAACCAGAGGTACTCGATAAAATTTTTAATCCCTTTTTTACTACAAAGCCACCAGCCGAAGGTACTGGTCTAGGTCTTTCTATCAGTCAGGATGTTATTGTCCAGCAACATCGAGGAGAACTAAAAGTCGAAACAGAAGTAGGAGATTACACAGAGTTTATAATCATCTTGCCCAAAAAAGTAGCCAAAGTTAAGGAGTTAAAAAAATGA
- a CDS encoding response regulator: MKVMVVDDEEDIQSLFKQKFRKEIKAGQIEFHFALSAETALEYLENDDEASIVLILSDINMPGMNGLELLKILKEKFTDLKVFMITAYGDEKNYQTAIAYGADDYITKPVNFDVLKNKIINLE; the protein is encoded by the coding sequence ATGAAAGTAATGGTAGTAGACGATGAGGAAGATATCCAGTCACTGTTCAAGCAGAAATTTAGGAAAGAAATCAAAGCAGGGCAAATTGAATTTCATTTTGCCCTGTCAGCAGAGACTGCATTAGAATACTTAGAAAACGATGATGAAGCCTCTATTGTCTTAATTTTGTCTGATATTAATATGCCAGGTATGAATGGGCTAGAACTGCTCAAAATTCTAAAAGAAAAGTTTACCGATTTAAAAGTTTTTATGATCACCGCTTATGGAGATGAGAAAAATTACCAAACAGCAATAGCTTACGGAGCTGATGACTATATTACTAAGCCTGTTAATTTTGACGTTCTCAAAAATAAAATAATCAATTTGGAGTAA